The genomic stretch CCAGGGCGTCTTTTGTCCATTTGCTGGAGATTTCCGAGGACTGCTCAGCAGCACCCAGAACAACTGCGCTCAGCTTTTCGTTCAGCGCGGCAGTGTTTTTGAACGCTTCTTCCATGGCGGATGTATCCACCGGAAATGCGCCCATCATGTCTTTCATCATAGCGGTAAAATCTTGGGTCTTAGCCATTGTACTGGTTCCTCTGTTTGCATCTCGGGACCACCCCGCGTTTCAGCATGAGGAATATATACTTTCTGCATCGCAGCATTTCAAGAAAATAATGCTGCGATGCAGAATAAATTACCGTAAATCCACAAAATCAATCATTTGCACGGACACGCACATAGCTGCCAGGAGCCGGTTCCAGCACTGGATTATTCGAATCACCAGGGGTGCGCGCCGGAACCTGCTTGCCAGAGCGCTTCTTCAGCCAGCTCTCCCAACGCGGCCACCATGAGCCTTCGTTGAAGGTCGCCCCTTCCATCCAGGCTTCGGGGGACAGTTTCAGGTCATCGTTGGTGTAGTGACCATATTTGTTGCGGCTGGGCGGGTTAACGATGCCAGCGATATGACCGGACTGCGATACGATGAAGGTTTTGCTGCGCCCCCCCATCTGCTGCACACCCTTGTAACAATTGCGCCAGGGCGCGATGTGGTCCGTTTCACAGGTGATCGCCATCAGCGGGATATCCACATCCTTGAGATGCAGCGTCTCGCCAAAAAGCTCAAAACCGCCATCGGCAAACTGGTTGCCCTGGCACAGCCCGCGCAGATATTCCTCTGCCATCTTGCCCGGCAGGTTGGCGCCATCGCCGTTCCAATACAGCAGGTCAAAGGCGGGCGGCGTCTCCCCCAGCATATAGCTGCGGATGGCCGGACCATAGACCAGATCATTGGCCCGCAGGAACGAGAAGGTGCGCGCCATAATGTAGGAGGGCAGAATACCGTCCTCGCCAATCTCCTCGACAATGGCATCGACAAAATCGTTCTGCAGGAAGGGGGTGAAATCCCCTTGATCGGAAAAATCCGTCAGCGCAGTAAACAGCGTTGCCGACTTTACCGACTTATCGCCACGCTTTTTCATCAAAGCCAGCACCAGGCTGAGCGTGGTGCCCGCGATACAATAGCCGATGGCGTTGATCTGTTTGACCTTGCAGATCTCCTTGGCCTTCTCAAAGGCGGTCAGGAAGCCTTCTTCGATGTAGTCTTCCATGCTGACATCGGCATAGTCCCGGTTGGGATTGACCCAGGAGACCACAAACAGGGTATAGCCCTGTTCCGTCACCCATTTGATCAGGCTGTTCTGCGTTTTTAGGTCGAGGATGTAGAATTTGTTGATCCAGGGCGGGAACAACACGATGGGGGTTTCGTGCACCGTCTCGGTGGTCGGGTGATACTGGATCATCTCCATCATCCGATTGCGATAGACCACCTCGCCGGGGCTGGTGGCAATATTGCCACCGATCTCAAAGGCGGTTTCATCCGCCAGTCGCACCACCAGCTCACCATTGTTGGACTCAAGATCGTTGACCAGGTTCTGCAACCCATCAATCAAAGAGGTGCCCTCGGTCTCCAGCGCCTTTTCCAGCGCATCCGGGTTGGTGGGCAGGAAATTGGTCGGCGCCATCATGTTGATGATCTGATCGGAGAAATATTGCAGCCGGTGACGATCAATGGCGTCCAGATCATCGACCTGGGCCACGGCCTCGCGAATTGCCTCGGCATTGGTCAGGTACTGATGTTTTACAAAGCTAAAATAGGGGTTGTTTTCCCACATCGGATTGCCAAACCGGCGGTCTTGCGATGTCTGTGGCGCGGTGTCGTCATGGCCCTGTGCAGCCAGAACTTTCTGGGCCTCGGCAAAGTTCAGCACAGATTTGCCCCAAAACTCGACCTGCTTTTCCATCAATTTGGCAGGATTTTGCAGGAGTTCGGCCCAATAAGAGGTTGCTGCACGTGCAAACAGCTCCTGATTCGGACCGTCCAAACCAGGGTTGTGCCCTTTCCGATTGGCCATGATCTCGACCATTTTCTTAGAGAGCTGGTCAACTCGCTCCATATTTTCCT from Phaeobacter sp. G2 encodes the following:
- the phaC gene encoding class I poly(R)-hydroxyalkanoic acid synthase, translating into MTTSDALDHGTSPEHLERLKENMERVDQLSKKMVEIMANRKGHNPGLDGPNQELFARAATSYWAELLQNPAKLMEKQVEFWGKSVLNFAEAQKVLAAQGHDDTAPQTSQDRRFGNPMWENNPYFSFVKHQYLTNAEAIREAVAQVDDLDAIDRHRLQYFSDQIINMMAPTNFLPTNPDALEKALETEGTSLIDGLQNLVNDLESNNGELVVRLADETAFEIGGNIATSPGEVVYRNRMMEMIQYHPTTETVHETPIVLFPPWINKFYILDLKTQNSLIKWVTEQGYTLFVVSWVNPNRDYADVSMEDYIEEGFLTAFEKAKEICKVKQINAIGYCIAGTTLSLVLALMKKRGDKSVKSATLFTALTDFSDQGDFTPFLQNDFVDAIVEEIGEDGILPSYIMARTFSFLRANDLVYGPAIRSYMLGETPPAFDLLYWNGDGANLPGKMAEEYLRGLCQGNQFADGGFELFGETLHLKDVDIPLMAITCETDHIAPWRNCYKGVQQMGGRSKTFIVSQSGHIAGIVNPPSRNKYGHYTNDDLKLSPEAWMEGATFNEGSWWPRWESWLKKRSGKQVPARTPGDSNNPVLEPAPGSYVRVRAND